The following DNA comes from Lutra lutra chromosome 14, mLutLut1.2, whole genome shotgun sequence.
TTTCCTTAGCTGTCCTTTTCGTGTGTTCCAGCAAATAAACAGAAAGTTACATGTAGTTGCTACCATACGGCAACATATTTGTATTGGAGCCAAGTGGGCTGCTGTTTCTTTAATTCCGACACTAGTTGTGAAGAATTTTTTCTGAACAACCATGTAGTTTCCTTTCTCCATCCAGCATGTAATTCATGAGAGTGAGGGGTGTCTGTATTTATCAGTCCAGCTGCATTGTCCCCACCATCCACCTTCACCTTCAAATCTTCCCACTTGGTATCTGGTACCTTCTGTGTATCCAGCCGTGTGCTGGGCATGAAAGGatacaagaaatggaaaacatggcATCTAACTATGACACACACTTGGGAACTTAAGTGACTGTGTTCAGCTTGGTGGTCAAACACAGACTCGGTTCCCAAAAAGTCTCCAAGCAGAAAGACTGGATAGGCACAGAGAATTGGGACTTTATTCCAGGCTAGATGAGCCAGGGAGAACTTTCAGAACAGGGACCCCTTTCTGGAGGGTGGGATTTGAgcgggaaaaaaaggaagggtgtTGGAGGGTGGGGAGCCAGCCGAACAAAGGCATGGGGGGCAGCTGTTCACATGGCCTGAATGAAGTTTGCCTTGTAGGCTGTGCTGGTTTGGTcgggtgcaggggaggggcgtCGTGGCTGCGGATGGCCATGCTGGGTGGCAATCTCTTAGTTACCAGATGCTCCCCAGGCCATGGTTCGAACACCCATAATAGGAGCCTTgcttccccttcccaccctggAGAGAACAAGAAGCCTGGGCTGAAGAGGAGACCTGACACCCTCCAACTGAGGCCTCAGGCCCAGCTGGGCCAGGCTTCTGCTGGGTTCCACAGGCCTTCATTGTTCCGGGCATCTTGTTGCTTTTGTTCTTCCACATTCAGTGCCAGCCCCACTCTGGGCCTGCAGGGGAGCGGGTGTTGACTGGCTGTAGAACCACAGGAGTTTGTGCCCCTGATGTTCCCTATCTTCTGCAGGAGGCTGCAGACCTGTCCTCCCTGAAGCCTAAGCTGGATGAGCTGGGAGTCCCCCTGTATGCAGTGGTGAAGGAACAAATCAGGACCGAAGTGCAGGACTTCCAGCCATATTTCAAAGGAGAAATCTTCCTGGATGAAAAGGTGCatctccggggcacctgggtggctcagtgggttaaagtctctgccttcggctcaggtcatgatcccagggtactaggatcgagccccgcatcgggctctctgctcgacgggagcctgcttcctcttctctctctctctgcctgcctctctgcctacttgtgatctctgcctgccaaatgaataaataaagtcttaaaaaaaaaaaaaaggtgcatctCCTGTGAGCCTGTTGACACAGACTGGTGGGGACTGTGCTCAGGTGTGGAGAGCTCGATGGCCCAGAGCATGTCTGGCCTGGAGCTGGAGGCTGGCCTCCCTTTTAGCTGCCCTGAATTTGGAGGAGCTCATGCAGCCCTCTGGGCGCAGCGTGATGGGACACTTGACAGGTGTCCTCCCAGTTATTACTTGAGCTCTTCCTAAACCGTGACCTGTGCATGGGAGCCTGGGAAATTGCTGAAGCCCCACTGGGTTCTAGCATCATGCAGCGGGACCAGCACAAGCCCCTGTCCCTTCCTTCATTGCAGCCAtattcctttcccctctgctgtcccctgTGCAGGATGTCAGACTGTTAGCACCCTGTTGGGCACAAGAGCCCTATGTGTCTCCAGCAAGGGGTTAGAGGCAGAGTGGAAAGCTGCATAACTGTTTCTGCAACGTGGGCCTGCCCTGGAGTTGGAAGCTGGCTTGGCAGGGTTCTCTTTCCCCGGGCAGTTGAGAGTGCTCCTGAATGGGAGCCGCGTGTGGGTTAGGTTGCGGGGAGGACATGAAGCAGCAAGCTTTGGGTCTTTGAGAATGAATGCCTGTTGGGAACCTTTCCTCCTTGGGGAAGGCAGGCATATAGGCTTCTCAAAGGGGCTCTGTCTTTCTTGGTCCTGCAGAAAAGGTTCTACGGTCCCCAGAGACGGAAGATGATGTTTATGGGGTTTGTCCGTCTGGGTGTCTGGTACAACTTCTTCCGGGCCCGGAACGGAGGCTTTTCTGGAAACCTGGAAGGCGAAGGCTTCATCCTTGGGGGAGTTTTTGTGGTGGGATCAGGAAAACAGGTAAACTCCTCTTGTTCACGTGTGGATCTATGGGTGTCTGTTGTCTGTTGGTGCAAGACCCCAAATTGGGGATGGCCTTCCCTACTTAGGGTCTTACAGCCTTTCTTCCACAAAGCCAGGGAGtgtgaggaaggggaagggaggggaattACCATTTATCACACATCTACTCACAAGCCACCTCACACTCGAATCTCCTCACTCTTCACAGTAATGTCCTGAGATGGTCTGGGAGTTCCGCGGGCCAGTAACTTGGGACTGAGGGGCGTGGGTGAGCGCATGCCTGCGTCCACGTTTCCTGATGTCCAGTTCCGTCTTTAGCACTTGAACAAAAGCATTGTTTTtaatctattaagaacttattCCCCTGCAGTTCTCACAGGTCTTCAGGAATGGACAgtagagaaaaggaggaggagagaaagaagaaaaacagcctGAATTagggggagcagcaaggagaTATGAGGGGAGACAGCACTTTTCCCTGTGGGGTACTGCCCCGGAGCGGTGACAGAATTCTCCGCAGACAGGCTGCTCTGGGCACTGTCTCTGAGGCTCCAGAGTCAGCACAGGGACCCTGTGGGCCCAGGAGGCGGGGGTGGCTGCTCCGTGTCAGACTGTGGGCAGCCTTGAGCCAGGGGGGCTCCCCTGTGCTGGAAGGCAGTACCAGCAGGTGCCGGTTGGATGCAGAGCAGGGGTGAGGTGAAGTGGATGCAGTTTCCAGAGCCCAGCAGGAGGACCTCGAGACTGATGGCCTGACTGTGGGTCCTGTCTCCGCCAAATTTGGACGTGACATTAACACTTGGCCTCCTCGGTAACAGGACGGTATTGTTTGCATTAGCGGATCTCACTGTTAACATTAATAATTGCATACTTCTCTCAATTTGGGAGGAatagaaatctttccattttaagctctacttctgttctcttccttttaaacCTTGGTAACTGCTGTTGCTTGTCTATATTAGAATCTCACATGGATTGTTGTCTGATAGAATACGAACCTATTTGCCTCCTTTCTggtaaatatatcaaaatgtgtTGGTGATCACGGTTGCCAGAGAGTGCCTGCCTTGTTCTGATTCCTCCTGTGTACCATCTCCTATCTTCCTCACAACCAGTCTGTGATGTTAGGGACTTTTATTCCCATCTACATGTAAGGAGATGAATTATGAATGAGACATAATAACTCCTCCAAGAGATACACAGCTGCTAAGTGGTACAATGGAAATGGAACTCAGGAACTCAGACACATCCTGCTCCATGGCCCgtgcccttcccctgcccagaGCCTCTCCTCAGCAGTGGTTCCCAAAGACCCCTTCCAGAGACCCTTGCACTTGGGCAGGCCACTTCTGGAGAGGATTGGTGGCCCAACCTCCTCTGGCTCTGGCGCACTGGGATTCCTTCCTCCCCCTAGCTCCGCCTTCCCTCAGCCtccagggcagggcagagctCACCTGGTAGTCTTCTCTTGCCTGCCAGTGACTCATGTGGTGCTCACAGGCTCCCCAAGCTGGGCTGACACATTCCCGGTGTTGCTAGGTGTGTTGTTTGATTTTGTTGGTGCTCCCTGGAGCGCAGCCTTCTTCCTTTCTGGTGGCAGGTGGGCTGGCCTGGCTGACTTCAGGACTTGCCTCCAGGTTTCTAGAGCACAGTTTTCACAGTCCCCCTGAGCTAGCTGCCCCTCAGTGGGGATTTCCTttataataattatctttaaaacaagCTTACTTTAAAGAAGTAATGAGTTTTCaacatagaaaatttgaaaacgCAACAGTAGAAGATGAGGAGAGTCATTCCATAAGCTTAGCCTCTGCCTACAACCCACTAGAACAGAGCTAAGCTGAgaagccccccccctttttttttttaaagattttatttatttatttgacagagagagatcacaagtagacggagaggaaggcagagagagagagagagagggaagcaggcttcttgctgagcagagagcccgatgcgggactcgatcccaggaccctgagatcatgacccgagccgaaggcagcggcttaacccactgagccacccaggcgccccagccccccccttttttaaagaaaatctcttaCTAGATATTCTTCTTTCACTTAACGGTGTATTCCGTGTCATTCTTCCTCAGTATTTTTAATGTCTGCATACTGCCTTATTAGACATGTAAACATAGTTTCCTGATCGGCTTTCCTGTAGTCACGTCAGTGTGGTGGgacttttggggttttttaaaaagtctttataaatAATGGTGCAACAAACATATTaataatgtgtgtatatttatttgttttgttaatatGAGTTCCCTGATGTCCAGGGTTGAGGAACTCTTTCACGAGGATTTCTCGATACCGATCTCAAACATACTATCTCGTGCTTTTTACCACTTCTGGGAACTTTGGTGTATCCTCTGTCTTAAGAGCATTTTACTTCACAGTATCAGGAGCGGCATCTGCATTCTTAGGAAAACTGAAGTCGAGAGAGGTTATGTCTCCTTTTCAGATGGTCACCGTCTGATTTCTGAGCTCCACTTGCACACCTCGAGGCTTTTCTCTGGAAGCTCATTCTGTGTCAACTCTCTCCGCCTGGTGTGCTGTTTTACTTCACCTCTACCCGTGACTGCCTTCCGTGCTTtatcctctgtgaagccttccctggTCACCCCATTGTATCCCTCCACTAGATGTCACTCCTGATTTCCTTCTCCCACCGTACCACAGCTCACCCTTTGTGATGTAACCTCCCTGTTCCCGTTTTGCCACCAGAACTGAACCCCTGAGGAGCAGAGCCAGGCCTGACCTGCATCTCTGCCCCTGATGCCCTAGCTGCTGCTGTGTCTGTCCCATGAATGAGTGACTCAGAGTGAGGACTGATGTTCCCTCTTGTTTCCTTTTAGGGCATTCTTCTTGAGCATCGAGAAAAAGAATTTGGAGACAAGGTGAACCCAGTTTCTGTTCTGGAAGCTGCTAGGAAGATCCAACCCCAGACTTCGGCTGCAGAGTCGAAGTGATCACATGGAACTGCCCCGCTCAGGGATAACTAGGGGCACTTAGCTGCGTCCTGGGATGTGTTGTGTCTCCACTCATGTCCCCAGAGTTAGAAACCCACTCATGCCGTATTGTCAGTAGAGATCATAACTGTATTTTAATACTGTGCTCTCTTTAGGCCGCCAAAGGCAAACTAGCCCCCAGACAAGACTGATAAGAATCTAAGAAATCAGTAAGGGTAGTTTCAGCTAAAGCCTGGAAAACACAAGGCTTAGCCTTGACCGCTGCATCTCCTTACAGTGCACGTGGTGTGTGAGTGCTGTTATCacaaatgacttttatttttatgttttcaaaaatctAAGAAAAGTTAATGATTGACTTGAAGATTCAGGATATGAAGGTTTGGGGCATGTGTGTTTCCTATTAATGACCTGTTATACAATGTTAAA
Coding sequences within:
- the PRXL2A gene encoding peroxiredoxin-like 2A isoform X1, with the protein product MSFLQDPSFFTMGMWSIGAGALGAAALALLLANTDVFLSKSQKATLEYLEDIDLKTLEKEPRTFKAKELWEKNGAVIMAVRRPGCFLCREEAADLSSLKPKLDELGVPLYAVVKEQIRTEVQDFQPYFKGEIFLDEKKRFYGPQRRKMMFMGFVRLGVWYNFFRARNGGFSGNLEGEGFILGGVFVVGSGKQGILLEHREKEFGDKVNPVSVLEAARKIQPQTSAAESK
- the PRXL2A gene encoding peroxiredoxin-like 2A isoform X3, producing MGMWSIGAGALGAAALALLLANTDVFLSKSQKATLEYLEDIDLKTLEKEPRTFKAKELWEKNGAVIMAVRRPGCFLCREEAADLSSLKPKLDELGVPLYAVVKEQIRTEVQDFQPYFKGEIFLDEKKRFYGPQRRKMMFMGFVRLGVWYNFFRARNGGFSGNLEGEGFILGGVFVVGSGKQGILLEHREKEFGDKVNPVSVLEAARKIQPQTSAAESK
- the PRXL2A gene encoding peroxiredoxin-like 2A isoform X2: MDPSFFTMGMWSIGAGALGAAALALLLANTDVFLSKSQKATLEYLEDIDLKTLEKEPRTFKAKELWEKNGAVIMAVRRPGCFLCREEAADLSSLKPKLDELGVPLYAVVKEQIRTEVQDFQPYFKGEIFLDEKKRFYGPQRRKMMFMGFVRLGVWYNFFRARNGGFSGNLEGEGFILGGVFVVGSGKQGILLEHREKEFGDKVNPVSVLEAARKIQPQTSAAESK